Below is a genomic region from Magnetospirillum sp. 15-1.
AGTTCCAGCAGTTCGCCCCGCTTCAGCAGGTGGTCGGGATTGGCCGGGCGGCCGAACGCCTCGTTGCCGGCGGCGAAGGTCTCGTAGAGCAGGGCGCCGCCGGGCTTCAGGGCGGCCCGGATGGACGGGAACAGCGGCCGCCACAGGTAATTGGTCACCACCACCGCGTCGAAGGAGCGGCCGGCCAGCGGCCAGGGCGAGCCGTCCTCCAGATCGGCGGCGATCAGCTCCGCCCCCTCGGCGAGGCGGGCCTGGGCCACGTCGCGGTCCATGGCGGTCACCGGATGGCCGCGCTCCAGAAACAGCCGGGAATGCCGCCCGCCGCCGCAGGCGAGGTCGAGCACCGTGCCTCCCGCCGGCACCAGGGCGGCGAAGCGGGCGATCCAGGGGGAGGGGGCAACGCGGAACGGGTCGGTACCCATGGGCTTATCCGTGCGGTGGAGGCTGTAATAACTCTGAGATATCTGTTAGGAAGGTTTCCAGGTAACGGATATCAGCGACCATGATCCTGTTCGAATTGCGCTGCTCTGGCGAGCATCATTTTGAGGCTTGGTTCAAGGACGGCGCCACCTACGACAGGCAGGCGGCGGCCGGCGGGATTTCCTGCCCGGTGTGCGGCGATGCCCGGATCGAGAAGGCTCCCATGGCGCCGCGTCTGGCCAAGGCGCGCGGCGCGGCCCTGGATGCCCAGGCGGCGGCGGGGGAATTGCGCAAGATGCTGGTGGGACTCAAGCACAAGGTCCAGGCCAACTGCGACTATGTGGGGGAGAAGTTCCCCGACGAGGCCCGCAAGATTCATTACGGTGACGCCGAGGCCCGGCCCATCTATGGCGAGGCCACCCCCGAGCAGGCGCGGGAGCTTGAGGACGAGGGCGTTGCCGTCGCCCGCGTTCCCTGGGTGCCCGAGGGGAATTAGACTTCCAATCGCCGTGGCGGAAGGCCTATGCTGCGCCGCAGCAAGGGCTCATTTCTGGTGCGGTATGCCTATCTTCTACCTGCGCAGGCTTTCGGGCGATCGGCGCACATCCTCCGCCAACAAGCATCTCGGCTATTCCCTGGCCTTCATCGCGGGCGCCATCAACGCCGGCGGTTTCCTGGCCGTCGAGCGCTATACCTCGCACATGACCGGCATCGTCTCGTCCCTGGCCGACAATCTGGTCACCAACGAACTGGGCGCCGTGCTGGTCGGCCTGGGCTCGCTGGCGGCCTTCATCGCCGGTTCGGCCTATTCGGCGATCCTGATCAACTGGGGGCGTCACCACCGCATGCACAGCAAATACGCCTATCCCCTGCTGTGGGAGGCGATCCTGCTGCTGTGCTTCGGGTTGATGGGCGGTTCCCTCGAACTGCATCAGAGCGCCTTCATCCCGGTCACCGTGATGCTGCTGTGCTTCATCATGGGATTGCAGAACGCCATCATCTCCAA
It encodes:
- a CDS encoding class I SAM-dependent methyltransferase encodes the protein MGTDPFRVAPSPWIARFAALVPAGGTVLDLACGGGRHSRLFLERGHPVTAMDRDVAQARLAEGAELIAADLEDGSPWPLAGRSFDAVVVTNYLWRPLFPSIRAALKPGGALLYETFAAGNEAFGRPANPDHLLKRGELLELAEGLTVIAYEDGIEGGAKVVQRICAVNGPGPAALT
- a CDS encoding DUF1178 family protein; the protein is MILFELRCSGEHHFEAWFKDGATYDRQAAAGGISCPVCGDARIEKAPMAPRLAKARGAALDAQAAAGELRKMLVGLKHKVQANCDYVGEKFPDEARKIHYGDAEARPIYGEATPEQARELEDEGVAVARVPWVPEGN
- a CDS encoding YoaK family protein, which gives rise to MPIFYLRRLSGDRRTSSANKHLGYSLAFIAGAINAGGFLAVERYTSHMTGIVSSLADNLVTNELGAVLVGLGSLAAFIAGSAYSAILINWGRHHRMHSKYAYPLLWEAILLLCFGLMGGSLELHQSAFIPVTVMLLCFIMGLQNAIISKISNSEIRTTHMTGIVTDIGIELGKAFYINSQSESEHYQPVRANKARLAVLSCLLLSFLAGGVAGAIGFKVVGYASTIPLAVFLVFLAIVPLVDDARTRFRVFTRHRLH